CCAGTCCACATCGAAGCCCGAATCCACAAGACCCGAGGCGGCAGGTGGGATCCGAATAATCTCGCCCCCACCACCAAAGCCATCGTTGACGGCCTCGTAGACGCCGGGCTCATCCCCGACGACTCCTGGCGCGAACTCGAAGGCCCCGACCACCGACGAGGACACCCCGGCCCCAACGCCATCACACTCACCATCACCCACCACGGAAAGGACACGTGACATGTCCAAGAAGCTCTACCTCTACGAGGATGTCGAGATCGTATCCGGCCGGTACCACCCAGGCGGCGGGCTGGTAATCATCACATCAGGGAACCCGCAAGCCGCCTACGTCAGGTACCTGGATCTCGTCCAGGACACCGCAGAGTACCCCCGGTCTGCGCGGCCAAACCTTCCCGCCCCGACCAGGTCCATTGAAGTGCCCGACGCTGAGCCTGACTGCATTGCAGCCTTCCCCGATTCGGGGTGCTGCTGACATGGCGATCAGCCCAGAGCACATCCGCACCGCCTGGCGAGACTGCGGCGGCAAACCCGAAGACTTCGACCACTGGCTCACCCACCAACGCTCCGAATGGTTCGGCAAAGGCCTCGACGCCTGCGCCGAACACGGCCACGGCATCCGAAAACCACCAAAGTACGCAATCGGCTGGCGATTCTGGTCGCTCATGAGCCTATCTGCGCTCTCATGCGTCCTGTTCATCATCGACCTGACCAACTGAAAGGACCCCCGTGACCCTCGCCCAGAACATCCACCAGCTCATCAACGAACACGTCGTCAGCGACGGATACGGCGGCTACACCACCAACAGGCCCCTACTCGAACAGCTCAAGGAGGCTTGCAGCAGCGACCTCGGCACCAGCGGCAACGGACGCGGCACTGCAGGCCGGATACCCATCAACGCCGCCGCAGTAGACCTCGACATCGAGATCCGCAAAGACCTCGTCATCCACCAAGAAGAACGAACCGGCGAACGCTGCTCAACGCCGACACCCGAAGTGCTCAAAATCTGGGCAGACCTCGACGACCCCGAATGGGAAGCCTTCCTCGAAAACATCACCGCCGACTGGGTCACCAGCATCAACGCGCTCTTCACCCAACGCAAACCACCCATGCGCCCGTCAATCCCCTGCCCCTCATGCGGCCAACGCTTCCACGGCGAAGAACGCGACCAATGCCTCTGGGTCGATGTCTGGGACCACGACAACGACACCATGGCCAAACCCGGAGAATGGACCGCAGGGTGCGACGGATGCGGGGCAACATGGGACGGCGACAACCTCAAATGGTTCGTAGCCGCAACACGCCTCACATGACCTTGAACCACTAACACGCCCGTGTTAAAGTGGTTCATGTTGAGGGCAGAACTCTCAAAACAGCCGGATCGCACAGCAACCGGCTTTTTTCATGCCCTCCTTCCGGATGGTGACGGGAGCCCGCCCAGCAATGGGCGGGTACACACCAAGGGCAGGATCGTAGCGAACAGGACCACACGCCCCCTGTAGGGTCCTCAGCCTGGTGCAACACCAGGCCTGTCCACTGGGTTGATCACCCACGCGCCATCAGCG
This region of Arthrobacter woluwensis genomic DNA includes:
- a CDS encoding DUF7341 domain-containing protein, with the translated sequence MTLAQNIHQLINEHVVSDGYGGYTTNRPLLEQLKEACSSDLGTSGNGRGTAGRIPINAAAVDLDIEIRKDLVIHQEERTGERCSTPTPEVLKIWADLDDPEWEAFLENITADWVTSINALFTQRKPPMRPSIPCPSCGQRFHGEERDQCLWVDVWDHDNDTMAKPGEWTAGCDGCGATWDGDNLKWFVAATRLT